In Sphingobacterium sp. lm-10, the DNA window TAAAAATCCGGCTTACGAAAGGTGCAAAACGATGATTGATATCGTAGAGTTGAATGTGAAAAATGTAATCCGGCAGGTGAAATTGTAAATGCTTATTTTATCCGTGATTTATTGTCTTTTACAAAGGATTCCCAGCCGGAGTAGCTGGTGCTTTTGCCCGATGAACCTACCTTTTGAAAGGAATGGCATACAGCGACAGCCAGACCATCGGTCGCATCCAGAAATTCGGGACTTTCTTCGAACTTCAATAAACTTTTTAGCATAGCAGCAACCTGCTCTTTACTGGCATTACCACTTCCAGTGACCGATTGCTTTATTTTACGAGGCGCATATTCAAAGATCGGCAGATCGTAGTTCAGACCCGCTGCCATGGCTACACCTTGTGCTCGGCCAAGTTTTAGCATTACCTGCACGTTTTTTCCATAAAATGGCGCTTCTAGCGCCATGCAGTCTGGCTTATACTGCTCGATAAGAGAAGTGGTCTTTTTAAAAATGCGTTGTAATTTCAGGGCGTGATCATCTAAATGTCCCATTTTTACAACACCCATGCTCACCAGCGTAATTTTACTGCCCACCTCTTTGACCACGCCATAGCCTAGCACGACCGTACCGGGGTCTATTCCTAATATAATTCGCTCTTTCGCCTTCTCCCTTTGCATGGAGCAATATTACAAAATTATATTTACAGTCCCGGATGCTGCTCTTACTGGTCTCGGGCGCACGATATGCTGGAAATTTCCGCTGGAAATTACCCCACTGTTTGCCCGACTATGTGTTAAAAAATTCTTAACATTGTGCTTTCAAAAATTATCTTGAACAAAGTACAGAAGACATATCTCAATATTTTCATAAAAGTGCTCATTGTGGCGTTGACGACCTGGTTTGTATATAGCAAGATAAGTCACCAACAAAACCTTAAGCAATTCAAAACTTTGATCAATGAGTTCGATGGTTCTTCTATTTGGCTGGTCTTAGGCTTAGTGGTGATCATGATGTTTGCCAACTGGTTTCTTGAAGTGGTTAAGTGGAGGTACTTGAGTCAAAAAATTGAGCAACTGAGTTGGTGGACTGCCATCCGATCGGTATTCTGTGGATTGACCTGGGCTATTTTTACCCCCAATCGAATTGGAGAGTATGGCGGACGCGTACTTTTACTCAAACCAGAGAATCGTGCATCCGGTGCGGTAGCAATGGGCGTGGGATTATTTGCACAACTCGTGCTAACGAGTGTATTTGGAGCATTAAGTATTGCCTGGTTTGTACAGACCTTTCTTCCTACACCAGTCTTTGTAAAATTGGCCGTATGGATGATAGGAGGTATCTATGCAGCTGCTTTTCTGGTGCTGTATTTCAATGTGCATTGGATTGATGTGCTAGTCGGAAAAGTGAAGTTTCTGGCCAAAGTAAAGCCCTTCTTTGGTATTCTGGAAAACTTTTCTACACGAGAATTATGGCATGTATTATTGATTTCCTTTGCCCGCTTTGCTATCTTCACATCGCAGTATATGGTACTCATGGTATTCTTTTTGCCCGAGTTGCCCATGTTATCGATGGTATTTATGATTTTTATTTTGTTCTTTGTGCAGGCTGCTGTGCCGTCGTTGGACTTGTTCGACTTCAGTGTGCGCAGCTTTGTGGCGAGTAATTTATATGCCTACATAACTACACAGGAGATCGCTGTCATGGCAATCGTATCTTTCGTGTGGTTTGTCAACCTAATATTACCCGCCATCATAGGCACTTTCTTTGTGTTTCACGTTAATTATGTCGGGGGGAATGGAAAGTCTTAATAGCTGTTTATTGGTTGCTACATTAGTGTACGTAGGTTTGGTACTGTACATGCGGTTGGGTTGGTATCGCACCGGCTTTTCTACAACACGAACCAAAGTGCAGAATTTGGAGTCTGTATCGGTGCTAATCGCGGCTAGAAACGAGGAGGAAAATATTGAGAGAACGCTGGATTGCATGGTTGCGCAATCTTACCCCAAGCATTTGTTAGAAGTTATCGTGATCGATGATCACTCTACGGATCGAACTGCCGAGATTGTTCGCGGTTATCACGATCAAGGTGTTCGTTTGCTGCAGCTGGATGAGGGCGACAAGCTTAACTCCTATAAAAAACTAGCCATTGCCAAAGCCATTGATCTGTCGTCTGGCAATATTATTATGACCACCGATGCAGATTGCCGTATGGGTCCGAATTGGATCAAAACAGTGGTGGATTATATGGAGCGCGGTAGATTGGAGATGGTATCCTCTCCTGTAGCGTATCACGAAGAGAAATCACTGTTCGAGCGCTTACAAACCCTAGAATTTCTGTATTTAATCGGGTTGGGTGCTTCTGGTATCGGCAATGGCGTGCCTACCACCTGTAATGGAGCCAATCTGGCTTATCGTAAAGAAACCTTCTATCGCGTAGGTGGCTTCAAGGGAATAGATGATTTGGCGTCGGGTGATGACGAATTATTATTACACAAGGTTTCGGAGGGATCCGCTCATCAGATTGGCTTCTGCAAATCTTCGGAGGCAATTGTATACACAGAAGCTAAGCCAACATTAGCCTCATTCATCAGCCAGAGAAAACGTTGGGCATCCAAGAGTACAAAATACAAAGACAAACGGATCGTTGCTTTGGGTATTGTGATTTGGCTGTTCAACTTTGCGCTATTATGGGGTACGGTCCAATTCTTCTATATGTTGCCCGTATTTGATTGGGTATTCGCTATTTGTGTAGTACTAAAAGTCGCGGTAGAATTCATATTTCTCTTACCCATTACCCAGTTTGTGCGTCGTACAGAGTTATTGCGCTACTTACCTTTCTTATCTTTTGCGCACGCACTGTATCTCGTATATATTGGTGTTGCAGGTAATATTGGCAAATACGATTGGAAGGGAAGGACCGTTAAATAGTTAGGCATTTACCTTTTTTCGGATAGCCTTCTCCGCGGCCAACACAATTTCATCTACCAGCAAATCTCCTTTTTCGATAGGAGGCAATACTTCCCAAGACATGGCCGTGAAAGGTCTTAAAGGAAACATGCCCCATTGCACCATCTTATACGAGCCGTTTATTGCAATCGGCACTACCAAGGCATCTGGATTCTTCTTGAGCAGCGTGGCAATCCCGCCGATGGAGAAGGCTTTCATCTGCCCTGTTTTAGTACGCGTTCCTTCCGGAAAGATAAACGCAGACCATTTTTGGCTATCCATATTTTCCGCTAGCTTCAGAATCTCCGCAATAGACTGCTTGGGATCTTTACGGTCGATGTTGGCAGCACCACCATGTTTTAGATTAAATGAGATACTTGGAATACCCGCATTGGCCAATTCCATCTTGGAGATAAACTTTCCGTGAAATCGGCGTAAGAAGAAAATAAGTGGTGGAATGTCGTACATGCTTTGATGATTTGCAACAAACACGATAGGTGTGCCAGTTGGTAAATCCACGTTGTCAATAAAACGTACGGAGTTAAATAATAAATAATTGCAAGCGACCAGACCACCATTTAAGATATCAACGCTCCATTTGTGCGCAGTATAACCACCGAATTTTAAGCAAAGCCACTGAATAGGATGAAATACCATAAGTACCACAAAAAACGCGGCGTAAAAGAGCGGTGACAGCAAATACCCAATAATTTTTCTCATAATTTAAACTACTTGCAAAGATACAAAATGTCCTAACGTAAATCTCTGCTCAGTATATTGATAATATTAATTTTTGTTTTAATAAAATTAATATTATATTTAATAAAATTAAAATTTATGATGAAGCTCCCTACAGTTTGTCCTAGCTGCGATGCAGATCTTCGCGTTGCCAAATTGCAATGCCATGCCTGCGGAACGGAGGTAAGTGGTACATACGATCTGCCACCTCTAATGCTGCTGGATCGAGAAGAACAGGAGTTTGTGATCCGATTTTTAGAGAATTCTGGAAGTCTGAAAGAAATGGCTAGTCAGATGGGTAAAAGCTATCCAACGGTGAGAAACAAACTGGATGATCTCATCTCAAAGTTGAAAAATAATAAAGCAAGTAAGTAATATAACCGTACAGCAACTAATCCTTTTTAAAATGGAAAATAACAGGTATGTAGAAACGCAAAGTTTTTGGTCGCGATGGTTCTTTGTCCTGTTCCTATTATTAGTAGGAGTAGGCGTCTTTGGTGCGCTCCGAGAAAAGGAGTGGGGGTCAGAGCCGATTATTGGTTTGTCTATTCTATTCTTAACAGTTGTATTTTTTGCTTTCGTCAGGCTACGCACTTCCGTTGATAGCACTGGAATTATGGTCGATTTCAAACCTTTTCTATGGCGCAAGTTATGGACTTGGGACAAAATCGCTGATGTGCAGATCAAGAAATATACTCTGCTAGATTATGGAGGTTGGGGATATCGAATCGGGCCTCAAGGCACAGCGTACACCGTTCAGGGGAAATATGGTTTTCAGATTCAATTTAAAGATGGCAGTAAGGTATTAGTGGGTACTCAAAAACCGGAAGAAATTCAGCAATTTTTAGATAACAGAAGACATGAGCAGATATAGTCAGTTACTAATAAATCCCTTTGAGAACTTATCCGATCGCGCGATGCTCTGGATCGGTTTCATTGGATACGTGTGGGCTTCGGTACAGGTGTATTTGTTTCGCTACGTGCCAGACGGTGTTTTTCAGCAACATTTAGTTTCTGAAGTTTCCTGGTATGCAGGCCTTGTAAATGTAGCGATCAACATCTTGTTGCCTTCTGCTTTATTGTGGGGCATGGCAAAGGCACTTTATAATAAAGTTCGATGGCTGGATGTATTTATCGTGCTAATGCTTTCGCAAGTAGTGAATTATGTAGTTGGATTTTTGTTGCTTAATCCCTATTCCAGATCCAAAAGTGAGCACATAATACGCGCAATTGAAGCTGGGGATATGACGCTAGAGACAGTTGCACCTTTCGATTTGTTAGTAATCGGCGTTACTAGTATAATTGGTCTGATATTACTTGTCTATTTTTTCTATTTATTGGTAGTTGGCATGAAGATAGCCATGAATTCTAAAAAAAGGG includes these proteins:
- a CDS encoding glycosyltransferase, whose product is MESLNSCLLVATLVYVGLVLYMRLGWYRTGFSTTRTKVQNLESVSVLIAARNEEENIERTLDCMVAQSYPKHLLEVIVIDDHSTDRTAEIVRGYHDQGVRLLQLDEGDKLNSYKKLAIAKAIDLSSGNIIMTTDADCRMGPNWIKTVVDYMERGRLEMVSSPVAYHEEKSLFERLQTLEFLYLIGLGASGIGNGVPTTCNGANLAYRKETFYRVGGFKGIDDLASGDDELLLHKVSEGSAHQIGFCKSSEAIVYTEAKPTLASFISQRKRWASKSTKYKDKRIVALGIVIWLFNFALLWGTVQFFYMLPVFDWVFAICVVLKVAVEFIFLLPITQFVRRTELLRYLPFLSFAHALYLVYIGVAGNIGKYDWKGRTVK
- a CDS encoding lysylphosphatidylglycerol synthase domain-containing protein codes for the protein MLSKIILNKVQKTYLNIFIKVLIVALTTWFVYSKISHQQNLKQFKTLINEFDGSSIWLVLGLVVIMMFANWFLEVVKWRYLSQKIEQLSWWTAIRSVFCGLTWAIFTPNRIGEYGGRVLLLKPENRASGAVAMGVGLFAQLVLTSVFGALSIAWFVQTFLPTPVFVKLAVWMIGGIYAAAFLVLYFNVHWIDVLVGKVKFLAKVKPFFGILENFSTRELWHVLLISFARFAIFTSQYMVLMVFFLPELPMLSMVFMIFILFFVQAAVPSLDLFDFSVRSFVASNLYAYITTQEIAVMAIVSFVWFVNLILPAIIGTFFVFHVNYVGGNGKS
- a CDS encoding lysophospholipid acyltransferase family protein translates to MRKIIGYLLSPLFYAAFFVVLMVFHPIQWLCLKFGGYTAHKWSVDILNGGLVACNYLLFNSVRFIDNVDLPTGTPIVFVANHQSMYDIPPLIFFLRRFHGKFISKMELANAGIPSISFNLKHGGAANIDRKDPKQSIAEILKLAENMDSQKWSAFIFPEGTRTKTGQMKAFSIGGIATLLKKNPDALVVPIAINGSYKMVQWGMFPLRPFTAMSWEVLPPIEKGDLLVDEIVLAAEKAIRKKVNA
- a CDS encoding YIP1 family protein, giving the protein MSRYSQLLINPFENLSDRAMLWIGFIGYVWASVQVYLFRYVPDGVFQQHLVSEVSWYAGLVNVAINILLPSALLWGMAKALYNKVRWLDVFIVLMLSQVVNYVVGFLLLNPYSRSKSEHIIRAIEAGDMTLETVAPFDLLVIGVTSIIGLILLVYFFYLLVVGMKIAMNSKKRVHAVWIVLVIIIADTLLHLWGPYVK
- the ruvC gene encoding crossover junction endodeoxyribonuclease RuvC codes for the protein MQREKAKERIILGIDPGTVVLGYGVVKEVGSKITLVSMGVVKMGHLDDHALKLQRIFKKTTSLIEQYKPDCMALEAPFYGKNVQVMLKLGRAQGVAMAAGLNYDLPIFEYAPRKIKQSVTGSGNASKEQVAAMLKSLLKFEESPEFLDATDGLAVAVCHSFQKVGSSGKSTSYSGWESFVKDNKSRIK
- a CDS encoding DUF2089 family protein; its protein translation is MMKLPTVCPSCDADLRVAKLQCHACGTEVSGTYDLPPLMLLDREEQEFVIRFLENSGSLKEMASQMGKSYPTVRNKLDDLISKLKNNKASK